Sequence from the Miscanthus floridulus cultivar M001 chromosome 16, ASM1932011v1, whole genome shotgun sequence genome:
AGCtaaaggatgaggtggaggacgtggcGAAGAAGCTGGCCAGCGATGTCGATCTATTGGGCGAGGTAGACGGTGAGGGCCAAGTGCAATAACCCAAATGGAGAGGAACCTATATGGAACAACTAGAGAGGAGAGTTAAATGTGCGAGGGCAtaaacaaacatttatgtatttgtataaatgttgtaagtagatGTTGTATGCATGTTTATGCGGCTTGCTAGCACTTTCGGTAAAAAATAGATGTATTGTTAACCCTAACACATttatacatggtataagtagtgtctaagcagttagttcgttactgagctcttggccttagctagcccgtaTTTCATAACGTCGAGCACTGGAGtctgtgcacatgtaggaggaacagacgtgaccgaggaaccacaaccgaccacccataacacagagcactggagcccgtagcacatgtagggagagatcagaggcaGGGTTTTCTATAAAGAACAAAGagtggaacgtgtgctgctcgatggttggttaaatatcttagagatattttagtagGGAGAAACGGGGCAGAGCGTTTATGGAGATCATGTATAATTGtcagagtttgttaaggagtagcttggaAGCCAATGTCTGCGGGAAGTACagcctctgagccatagaccaaaaaatatggagagaCACCGGTGTtgcaactagcttgagtgcgcagtccctagaccacagttgggagctctttgagccatctgtctggatgcttttcctctttctagtatagtctctttttgagggcatcgaggatcatgccgttTGCCCATTTGACCTagtcgttggctctaggatgggcaacagagacgtatttgacgaagatgcatcagtcttcgtagaagtcccaaaaatggtgaccagtgaatgtagttccgaggttggtgataatgctattcgggagaccgaatctatggattatatcttcgaagagctcaactgccttctttgcagtagccaaaaccagcggcttgtattcgatccacttggagaacttgtcaatggcgacgtatACGTACTGAAAACCGCCTGGCGcgggcttgaaaggcccaatcatgtccagtccccagcatgcaaaaggccaagaagctaggataGTTTGCAATTCCTGTGcaagcacgtgtatttgcttggcgaaaaactgacatccttcacaacattggacgaggtcttctacgtcaaagatggccgtgggctagtaaaaaccagcttggaaagctttgccgaccaggtttctggAGGCCgtgtgattgccacaggagccagagtgtaTTTCAAGGGGTAGTTTTAcaccctcttcttgggtgatgcatttctacaataTCCCCTCCTtggcgcttttcctcatcaagttcccatctaccagcacataatgcttgctacgACGGATCAGGCGGTTAGTTTCAgtactggtgaggtacttgatgaactgttccctccaatctacgaccgacgaaggtactgcaagtaccagctgctcagcGGGGGGTGGGGggtttcttgaacttccttctcttccttaatagacggcgtaaagaggtcttgaacgaagaccctagATAGAATCGCGacgtgagaagagcctatcttagataggtggttggcgagctgattttgatctcgtatcacatggtggtactcgataccgtagaactttcctTCGAGTTTCCTAATCTCAGCGTAGTATGTGTCCATCTTCCCACTAGagtaggaccaatctttattgacttggttgatgaccagtgcggagtctccgtataccatgaggcattttatgccgagctcgacggctatacgaagtccgtggagacatgcttcatactccgcggcgttgttggaggctgaaAAATGAATTCAGAGGACGTAACAGAGCTTGTCCTTAGttggagtaatgaataaaatgccagcactaacaccgttgatgttgagggcgccatTGAAATACATCACCCAGTGGTCGGGGCAAGCAGcaaggatgggctcttggatctcggtccactcagcgacgaaatcgGCCAACACCAGCGACTTAATGGtcggcctacttctgaattctatggaataagtgccgagctcgattgcccacttgatgatgtggccattggcctctttgttgcgaaggatatcccctagagggaacttggtgaccacgatgatcttgtagtattcgaagtaatggtggagcttgcgcgacgtgacCAGGATGACGTACAACAACTTCTGAACCTAAGGGTAACGAGTTTtcgactcattaagaacctcactgatgaagtagaccagacattgcaccttataggcgtgcccgaCCTCCTCGCGCTCgatgacgatagctgtgctaacgacgcgagaagtggtggcgatgtagatcaatagggtttcgtCTAGTTGGggtgccgtcatgatcggaggcttcgttagaaacaacttgagctgctcgaaggcCAAAtcagcctcctccgaccaggagaagcgctcggaggccttgagtagtttgaagaacggtagtcccttttcgcggaggcatgatataaagcggctgcgaacagccatgcaccctgtgagcttctgtatatcctttatgTAGGTTGGTCATTTCATATTGATAATGGCGGAGatcttgtcggggttgggttcgatgccacgggCATTGACAATTTAGCCCAGGAGTATGCCAGAtgaaactccaaagatgcactttgaagggttcaacttccatcggtatctttttaggttgacgaatgtttcttcgaggtcggtgataagattgtcggtggttttggatttgacaaccacatcatcgatgtaagcttcgacgttgcggcctaTCTGTTGGCCAAGGCATATCTAGATGgtcctttggtaggtcgccccaaCATTTTGAGTTCGaaagacatggtggtgtagcaatacgcaccaaaaggcatgatgaacgatgttttgatctagtcgtcctctttgagggatatctggtgatagccggagtaacagtcgaggaaggagaagaGTTCACAGCCAgcgatggagtctacaacctcgtctatccgaggtagactaaaagggtctttagggcagtgtttgttgagatcgatgtaattaacgcacattctccattctttattcctCTTTTGAACAAGGACTAGGTTTGCcagccactcaggatgatacacttctttaataaatccgactgctaggagccattttatttctacccaatagcctccttcttgtctacacGAATCGtcgaagtttttgcttgatcggtttggcggttggCGAgatattcaaggagtgctcaatcttctcccgtggtacccccggcatgtctgtaggtttccaagcaaacacgtcagcgttggcacataggaagaagacgagcgcgctttcctatttggggtcgagatgagccccaatcttgatagtcttggtggggtcatcgaggccgaggccgacctccttcatttccttagacttggcgaaggcacgtggaggctccagctctgggatctccaggttgtcagtgggcaccgtcttggtgtcattgaccatgctggccatctggatgaagaggtcggtggcttcggtgagggagagactctctgtttcataggcgtaggcgatggagaggttggcccgcagagccagaactcctacaggcgaaggcatcttcagtaccagataggcgtagtgtggtacgaccatgaacttggccagagccggtcgaccaagtatggcatggtaggcggtgttgaagtcggtgacgtagaagttgatgtgctcgacatgaAAGTTACTAGCCGTGCCAAATTGTaccaggagggtgatctctccaagcggtttggatgccctgctaggtaccaccccccaaaaggaggagtcagagggagtgaggtcttctattccaaggcccaactcctttagggctccagcgaagaggagattcagagcacttccaccgtcgatgagtactttcctgaagagtactttcttaacggttgcatcaagaacgagggagaaacgccctatgtaagggatgtccacccactggtcggctCTACTAAAGGTAATAGGGACCTCAGACTAGGGgcaatagctagggttggcgacaACATCTTGTGTATCGACGGCGAGCACCCGGCGGGCGGTGAGCtttcgatctcttctgctctcagtagcgacgaggcccccgaagatagtggcgaccactttgttgtgatcctggaaggcgttgttgttgtccctaggtggtcggcgacctttgGCTCCGTCGTCGTTGTCGTCATCCTTCTTTTTGGTCTGGCaatccttagccaagccaaggcagcccttcatcttgtgcttgctgttcttgtggaggggcacaatccttcgaggatcttcttgtactgctcatcatagttatgCTTGGCGCAGGGTTCATCAATGGTGGCAACGATGTTGTCTGGTCGATGACGGCGATACTGACCAGCTTTGGACCCTTCTGGCCAATCGCGACCACTGTCCTGATGATGGCCGCGATTGTCGTAGCGGCGGTCACCGTGGCGTCGTTTGTCAGGGCGCTCGTCGCTGTGGTGGGTTGGGcggtgagtgcccgcatcctcgttgaagcaaaCTTCGGCCTCTTCAGCGTCGGCGTACTGATCGACAgtcatgatcatctcgccaatcccctttggcggcttacgattgaatttggagtggaggtcacggtgatggagtcctcagacaaaggcggtgatgactttcgCTTTCGTGATattaggaatagaattcctcatctcgaaaagACGTctaatgtagctacggaggagctcggatgatTTCGGATAGATGCGattcagatcgtgcttggtgtCCGCCTGAGTACATGTAGCCatatagttgttggtgaagactttcttcaactgctcccaagatccgatggaatcTGGGGCAAGGCTCATGAGCCAGTTCATCATGGTTGGCgtaagcatgatgggaagatagttcgccatgacactggtatctccctcGACGGCGCGCACAGCGGTggcataagcctgtagccactgtgtggggttcatccacccctcgtagggctcgaccccagtgattttggaaccacagggccactagagtgttcggagtgcTCTCGTGAATGCTCGAGGCCCTTCGAGATCATCACCATCAGGATCTGCAGCATTGCCGGCGTTAAGTGGCTGGAGGGTTGCATCCGgattaccgaactcttgctcgtattcttgacgcCGGCGTACTTCCTCTTCGTGGCGAGAGAAGCGGCGCCCATCGATATGACGTCGTGCATCCCAGAGGTTGTTGATGTGTGCTCGGACGTCTTGATCGACTTCCTAGTTGTGTTGGCGAGGGTAGTTGATgcggttccccctagctccctcctggaggggttgtccatcatcgcGATGTTGATCGGCGAAATGGCTTCTGCAGGAGCGGCGATTGGATCTTAGTGCGGCGGATCGGCGATTtgagcttgtcgagtaggaaggtcctTGATCCTAGCAGATCTCGTTGACCTGACAGTGCGCGGCTTTGAGCATTACGACGACCTTAGCGACCTCTAGCGTTTGctcgagccgagcgagctcattagcagtcatggccaagttggcacttggggtcttgtagacatcgtggccatcGACACAGATGAATTCGTCATCGAGGTTGCGGCAGAGCGagcgtggcctcccttgcgagtcgagctgtTCTCCGCTgcgagcagcctcggctagcacaatggCGGCTTCATTCGCTCGGCGCTACACACGGTTGGTGTTTCTATTGACATGAGCTACGCGGTCCTCGTCAGTTTCTCCATCCCGTGGTGGGCTGTCAACGCTAACATTAAAAATCCCGCCTCCTcggaagggtgggaaaggaggttggacggcggcggTTTCGGCAACCGTCTctgtagagccctgagactcagagtctggattttcctccaggatggtgtggagggatgctttgGGGTGTCGGCCAATTTGCAGCATATTGACAGTTGGCGAGATCTGGTCGGCTATCGAGTCAACGAGAGGATAGATATCTCCCACCTGGTcgacgaatttgccccttagggcatcttgatggaTGACGGCCATAACCCCTAAAGTTTTCTAATCAGCCTCCGATAAATCGGGATCGGAGGGTGATCGGCGCTGAacagagtggtcagagctgattcCGCGATGGAGAGGAAGTCAGCGAgtttctggccaacctgatcgatggatgcgatcagatcatcgtcgTCGCTCTGCTTCCTCGTGTATCGGGGGAGCAGACAgcaagttgttggtgaagacaacctcgaaagcggttccaagatcggatctgccgTTGTAGGTGCTGGTgtggtcggcgcagaatcgatctgcaccggctcgatgatctcttcatctccatcagcattgatgactcAGGAGATCGATCCAACCGTAAAGATCTGACCGAGCTTTGGAGAGGACAAAGAGCCTGCAAAACGTATCATCTTGTTCGTCATAGAAAcatcacgcacacccctacctagcatgccaactatcgacaaaagatgctcggcagtcctccaatgggtatcccacaaaggtagattgatcaacaGTGGTGCGCGTAATTAAGAACaaaaaggcaacagagacacaagagtttgACAGATTCGGACCGTCAGCACGACATAATAcactactcctatggtctgttgatttgtattggctatcgtatgatattacgtgtgttttgagggggtctctgcccgccttatatagcctgaGGGGCAGAGTTACAAGTCGGTTGGATCTAAGAAATAACCGAAaaataataacagattacaggaatcatggaatcgaacgtatcctaacagatctcatagtatctttaggatatcgctCTTGATGCCTTACggtacacgccgagcagtgccgtgcaccgtaggtcttcatcttgtgggctagaccgcccctgacagcgcagcccatgtagtctgccgtgaatatccggggtcgtacccccacactCGCTGTGCAAGGAATGTCTAAGATAAGACGAAAGGCTTATCTGTTTTACTCTACCAAACACAGTGTGATTCAGTCCCTAGTTTCCTGACGACGAATTAGCAATTGTTTGGGCCAACTGCTTCATCCTTGGAAGGGATGGCTGGTTATTCCCAACTTCAAGAACAATGGAGGCCTGAACAATTGTTGGAGGAGCAACTGTTGAACCTTTTGAATTCGTCATTTTGATGTAGAGGTTCTGCAAAGTACAGGAAAGGACTACTCAGTTGAGTAAATATGAACAAAATCTAATAGAGACATTGCCCTGGTATGGCTTTGTAGAACCATCCCAAATTTTGTAATGTACAACAAATAAGAGTCATTACTGATTAGTCTTAAGGCAAGTAGTGGATGTGAAAACCAAATAAAGAACAATGATCTTATTTCATTGTTCTCACTAATGCACTACACCACCACCTTGTAAGTTGTAATACATATGAAaaaaaggacgtacccagtgcagagagctcccgctctgtgcaaggtctggggaagggtgtcagtggcaagccttatcctcgcctgtgcaatgcgttGTAATACATATAGCAATATCTTATTTCATTGTTCTTTTTTAAAGTGTTTGAGGATTCCTTTTTTAAATGGCTACCAGTATCAGTTCAGTCACCAGCAAAGTGGTGGCTATATGGATACGCAGCACAAAAGCATCCTATCCAGCAATTATACGATAATAATTATTGGCACCCATTCTTTGTATTTAACCTAGCACACTCATTATTGCAGGAGTACAAAGTTAGACAACCATCTTGCAGTCCATATAATCTATGCTTGCATGTTCTCCTGTGATTTtatatatgcacaagtgctcCCACTTAGACCACAAATTCGCAGTGGTTTATATTATCAAGGGCACACCCAATTCACGATAGGTGGTTTATATTATCAAGGGCACACCTGATTCACGATAGGACAAAATGAGATAAATTGTACTCCATCAATGCCCAGTTACTCATAAGTACAAGGAACATGCATGCTTGCTTATGACAATTGCATGCCCATCAGGTCATGAAATTGATTGTATGGTTCActtaagatcaggaatccaataAAAACATGTAACAAGAAGCAAGCATTGAAACCATTAAGATACAGTCCTATAACAATTTTGGTGGCAAAAAAGACATACAATACCCATAATATATTATTGAGATAACCGTGATAATAGTAAAAATGCTAAAACAAAAAATTTAACTTAACAGACACTAACCTCATAGGGATTGAGACGTAGTCCAGACTTCATTGGGTCTTTCAACTCATTTATTTTCTCCTGTACTTTGTAGATTGGGAAGTTCAGAGTGAAGTTGAAAGATGCATAGGGTTTCTGAAGAAGAAATGCAGCCTGTGGAGGGATAATGGTAATTCCTCCAGGGAACTTAAACACCTCAAAATTTGAAGAGGTCCCAAATAGAGACTCTGTCAGGTGGAGTGTCGACTGCTCCACAACCAAGGACATAAAAGAAGATCTAAGAATGCTCAACCAAGTTGGTGATATAGTTGAGTGTACTGGATAAGGTACAATGGCGAAGATCACATAAGTCCAGTTCGATGCGCCTAATGGTTGTAGAAAATTTATGGTCACCTCTACAATAATTGGGGGATCAACATCATAGAAAATTGGACACACTGTGTGACAAGAAGAATATAAATAGTGTACATCATTGTGCCTTACAGTTGAATTAGGAATGCTAACTTCCTCATAGATGTTGAATTCAAGCTTAGATGTACTTTCACTCAACTCAGAAACTGTCTTCTGTAGCATAAAGCTTGCCACAATATCAGCTGCAAAAAGAGCATGACTTCAACAGCGAAAAAATGCTATCATTTGTCAACTGATGAAGCTACAAGATACGTGTTCTTCAGACAGGTACATCTGGTATCTATATGGATCTAATTTTAGAAGTTATATTTGAGAATAGAGATAGTTCTCTCTGTGGATTAGACACTCGTGTGGCCCTGATGCACGGTTGAACCTCTAAAAATGCATAACAAAAATGTTATGATGTTGGCACAATGTGCATCTAAGCATTTGCAAAATTTTAAATCAAAACTCAATGTATACATCGAATAACAAAAATGTGAATTCAACATCTAAATAATAATAGATTGCTTATAAGAAGAGTAACGGTTgcccattactattcacaactgTTTTATCTTTTTTTGTCACTAGGTGTGTAGGTTGAGTTTCAATTTCAACTTTTGCAGAGGAATGATGCACATCATCACAATGTTATAAAATTTTGGTTGGATTTTTTTTAGAGATGCAATTGTGCATCAGGATCGCATGAGTGCATGAACCTCTGGGAGCACTAGGTATGTTCTTGTCTGTTTATCACAGGTGCAGCCCACACTAAAGGTGAAACTAGAATGGTATCTTGCACCATGAAACTAATAAATGCTTGAAAACAATTCATAGCTTTGTATACACGCGGAAGATTGAAGTCTTGTCGACATTGATGATTGTTAGTGGTCATCCAAGCCAAGCATCAAAACCACCACCCTATGTGTGATTGATAGTTAATAGTTTGTCGGTGTGACTTAATGTAGGCGATGTGCATCTTGCCGTGCAGAAGCAAGAAGGATTCTCAAGAATGTTGTATTACCTTGATGTAATATTCTTTGAGTTTTAATAAATCTCCCTTTATCGGAAAAATAAACATGTAATAAAATAGTAAATATCAGCTTTCCTATTTTATGATCAAAACGATTTTGATGGGTCCCATACATAGGGAAGCAGGTTTTGATTTCTCTGGATCATTGGTTCAACATAAATTCATCCAGATGAACCAATCCAGACTTCAAAGCAAGAAAATGGGATACAAATCATCTATGGTGCCCCATAACTACCCATTGGGTACACTCATTTGCATCCCtagggtctgtttggatccaGGAAGCTAACAATTAGCCTCTATTTTTAGATGCCAAATAGGAGGGTTAAACATGGGCCAATTTTCGGCTAATAAGAGCTAATGTTGGTGGTTAACAATTAGCCTATGTTATCACAAGATGGGTTAATTTTTAGCCctgggatccaaacagggccctaCTCATACAACATCCAATATCACAAATAAGAGTAAGGACCCTGTTGTTTGTTGACCCTGGGTCTTGGGTTCAATAGTTATAAACTGCAGGGACAATCTAATACAGAAGGTGTTTCTGAAACTGGTAATTTACTTTCATAAGGCAGTTCTATGTAGAATTTGCATATACTTACACCCTGAACTCATACTCCTCTAAGCATTAGTCACTCCCAAGAGTACATGCCACTTATCATCATCGGATTATCAGATGGATACGATTTTTCTCTTACAAACCATTTTTTCAACAACTTGTAACATCACCATTTGAAGTGCTGTGCTACCCTATCAAGAAAGTACTTGTCAGTGTCTTCTAACATCAGAATTCCACATGCAATGACTTGTCTATCGCGGCAAATTTTGTCAAGACCTTCTGACATCACCATTAAACAAAGTATTGTGTTCTCTACCATGGCATTTTTTGTCGGGGCCTTCAAACATCACCATTCAACAAAGTATTGTGTTCTCTATCTCGGCAATTTTTGTCGGGTCTTCTAACACCACCATTCAATAGAAGTGTTACCTTTTCTATTTTGGAAGTTTTCGCCAAAGAATTGCGCGGCAAGTTTTGTCAGGATCTTGTGAGTCCAACATATCCAAAAGAAAATTTAAAGTACTATTTCTATCAGTGGCACCGACcaagaaattgatttattttttcCGAGCACACAAGAAAAAATTGCTCCACGGAATTCTAGTAGAGGaaaaaaagagtaaaatgcattAGAGGTCTATTAGGTCTATTAGGTCTATCAACTCTCAAACTGCATTTTTTGGTCCCTAAAATTTTTAAGTGATTCACTAGAGGTCCATACCCCATCGTTTATGTTTGTATTTTGCATAAACCTCCCCCTTTGTTTTTCTTTCACACGCTTACCTCTCTTCGTCTTCTGAGCGCACGGAAAAATTAATCATTCAGTTTGACAACAGTTAAACCCTTGAAGTTCCTTTTAGTTCACAACAGCCAACCGAAAGCCATACACCAGAAGCACCACTAAGACCACCTGAAAATAGAATGGGTGCCCCAACCCAAACTGGCAATCCGCACAAAAATCTCCAAACAGCACCATGTGAGGAAATGCTAACATGGTAAAAGCGAATATGGAAACACAGCATGCATCCAGGGATATCCACTAGCTACAATCATAAGTTGGCCAAGTATTTCCTACCCTGTAAGCTATATATCAAGAA
This genomic interval carries:
- the LOC136513761 gene encoding uncharacterized protein isoform X1; translation: MGKEEGEGLQQREQPTPAEGGAGGSGGGGRGGRCSGGCCGAVRPQCAAALLLGAAVALSALFLLPPFVGRGGRAAVRDPYAAFAADIVASFMLQKTVSELSESTSKLEFNIYEEVSIPNSTVRHNDVHYLYSSCHTVCPIFYDVDPPIIVEVTINFLQPLGASNWTYVIFAIVPYPVHSTISPTWLSILRSSFMSLVVEQSTLHLTESLFGTSSNFEVFKFPGGITIIPPQAAFLLQKPYASFNFTLNFPIYKVQEKINELKDPMKSGLRLNPYENLYIKMTNSKGSTVAPPTIVQASIVLEVGNNQPSLPRMKQLAQTIANSSSGN